A stretch of Manis javanica isolate MJ-LG chromosome 1, MJ_LKY, whole genome shotgun sequence DNA encodes these proteins:
- the CKMT2 gene encoding creatine kinase S-type, mitochondrial isoform X1, translating to MLCLHPEDSGPRHRKGGIFSLSSSSPFCSIQRHSSGGRMASTFSKLLTGRNASLFLATLGTSALTTGYLLNRQNVCAEAQEQHRLFPASADYPDLRKHNNCMAECLTPAIYAKLRNKVTPHGYTLDQCIQTGVDNPGHPFIKTVGMVAGDEESYEVFADLFDPVIKLRHNGYDPRAMKHPTDLDASKVTQGQFDERYVLSSRVRTGRSIRGLSLPPACTRAERREVENVAITALQGLKGDLAGRYYKLSEMTEQDQQRLIDDHFLFDKPVSPLLTCAGMARDWPDARGIWHNYDKTFLIWINEEDHTRVISMEKGGNMKRVFERFCRGLKEVEHLIQERGWEFMWNERLGYILTCPSNLGTGLRAGVHVRIPKLSKDPRFSKILENLRLQKRGTGGVDTAAVADVYDISNIDRIGRSEVELVQIVIDGVNYLVDCEKKLERGQDIKVPPPLPQFSRK from the exons ATGCTGTGTCTCCATCCTGAAGATTCTGGACCTAGGCACAGAAAGGGGGGCATATTTagcctctcttcctcttctcctttttgcaGCATTCAAAG ACATTCATCTGGAGGAAGGATGGCCAGTACCTTCTCTAAGTTGCTAACTGGCCGCAATGCTTCTCTGTTCTTGGCCACCTTGGGCACGAGTGCCCTGACCACCGGCTACCTGCTCAATCGTCAGAATGTGTGTGCTGAAGCCCAGGAGCAGCACAGGCTATTCCCTGCAAG TGCAGACTACCCCGATCTGCGCAAGCACAACAACTGCATGGCCGAGTGCCTCACCCCGGCCATTTACGCCAAGCTCCGCAACAAGGTGACGCCCCACGGCTACACCCTGGACCAGTGTATCCAGACTGGCGTGGACAACCCCGGCCACCCCTTCATAAAGACTGTGGGCATGGTGGCTGGTGACGAGGAGTCCTATGAG GTGTTTGCTGACCTTTTTGACCCTGTCATCAAACTAAGGCACAATGGCTATGACCCTAGGGCGATGAAACACCCTACAGATCTGGATGCATCCAAG GTCACCCAAGGGCAGTTTGACGAGCGCTACGTGCTGTCGTCTCGGGTGCGCACTGGCCGCAGTATCCGGGGGCTGAGTCTGCCACCCGCCTGCACCCGGGCAGAGCGGAGGGAGGTGGAGAATGTGGCCATCACTGCCCTGCAGGGCCTCAAGGGAGACCTGGCCGGCCGCTACTACAAGTTGTCTGAGATGACGGAGCAGGACCAGCAACGGCTGATCGAC GATCACTTTCTGTTTGATAAGCCAGTCTCCCCTTTACTAACATGTGCTGGGATGGCCCGTGACTGGCCAGATGCCAGGGGAATCTG GCATAATTATGACAAGACATTTCTCATCTGGATTAATGAGGAAGACCACACCAGGGTAATCTCTATGGAAAAAGGAGGCAATATGAAACGAGTATTTGAGCGATTCTGTCGTGGACTAAAAGAA GTAGAACACTTAATCCAAGAACGCGGCTGGGAGTTCATGTGGAACGAGCGCCTAGGGTACATTCTGACCTGCCCTTCAAACCTCGGCACAGGATTACGGGCTGGTGTCCACGTTAGGATCCCAAAGCTCAGCAAG GATCCACGCTTTTCTAAGATCCTGGAAAACCTAAGGCTCCAGAAGCGTGGCACAGGTGGCGTGGACACTGCAGCAGTGGCAGATGTCTATGACATTTCCAACATAGATCGAATTGGTCGATCAGAG GTTGAACTTGTTCAGATAGTCATCGATGGAGTCAATTACCTGGTGGATTGTGAAAAGAAGTTGGAGAGAGGCCAAGATATCAAGGTGCCACCACCTCTGCCTCAGTTTAGCAGGAAATGA
- the CKMT2 gene encoding creatine kinase S-type, mitochondrial isoform X2, which translates to MASTFSKLLTGRNASLFLATLGTSALTTGYLLNRQNVCAEAQEQHRLFPASADYPDLRKHNNCMAECLTPAIYAKLRNKVTPHGYTLDQCIQTGVDNPGHPFIKTVGMVAGDEESYEVFADLFDPVIKLRHNGYDPRAMKHPTDLDASKVTQGQFDERYVLSSRVRTGRSIRGLSLPPACTRAERREVENVAITALQGLKGDLAGRYYKLSEMTEQDQQRLIDDHFLFDKPVSPLLTCAGMARDWPDARGIWHNYDKTFLIWINEEDHTRVISMEKGGNMKRVFERFCRGLKEVEHLIQERGWEFMWNERLGYILTCPSNLGTGLRAGVHVRIPKLSKDPRFSKILENLRLQKRGTGGVDTAAVADVYDISNIDRIGRSEVELVQIVIDGVNYLVDCEKKLERGQDIKVPPPLPQFSRK; encoded by the exons ATGGCCAGTACCTTCTCTAAGTTGCTAACTGGCCGCAATGCTTCTCTGTTCTTGGCCACCTTGGGCACGAGTGCCCTGACCACCGGCTACCTGCTCAATCGTCAGAATGTGTGTGCTGAAGCCCAGGAGCAGCACAGGCTATTCCCTGCAAG TGCAGACTACCCCGATCTGCGCAAGCACAACAACTGCATGGCCGAGTGCCTCACCCCGGCCATTTACGCCAAGCTCCGCAACAAGGTGACGCCCCACGGCTACACCCTGGACCAGTGTATCCAGACTGGCGTGGACAACCCCGGCCACCCCTTCATAAAGACTGTGGGCATGGTGGCTGGTGACGAGGAGTCCTATGAG GTGTTTGCTGACCTTTTTGACCCTGTCATCAAACTAAGGCACAATGGCTATGACCCTAGGGCGATGAAACACCCTACAGATCTGGATGCATCCAAG GTCACCCAAGGGCAGTTTGACGAGCGCTACGTGCTGTCGTCTCGGGTGCGCACTGGCCGCAGTATCCGGGGGCTGAGTCTGCCACCCGCCTGCACCCGGGCAGAGCGGAGGGAGGTGGAGAATGTGGCCATCACTGCCCTGCAGGGCCTCAAGGGAGACCTGGCCGGCCGCTACTACAAGTTGTCTGAGATGACGGAGCAGGACCAGCAACGGCTGATCGAC GATCACTTTCTGTTTGATAAGCCAGTCTCCCCTTTACTAACATGTGCTGGGATGGCCCGTGACTGGCCAGATGCCAGGGGAATCTG GCATAATTATGACAAGACATTTCTCATCTGGATTAATGAGGAAGACCACACCAGGGTAATCTCTATGGAAAAAGGAGGCAATATGAAACGAGTATTTGAGCGATTCTGTCGTGGACTAAAAGAA GTAGAACACTTAATCCAAGAACGCGGCTGGGAGTTCATGTGGAACGAGCGCCTAGGGTACATTCTGACCTGCCCTTCAAACCTCGGCACAGGATTACGGGCTGGTGTCCACGTTAGGATCCCAAAGCTCAGCAAG GATCCACGCTTTTCTAAGATCCTGGAAAACCTAAGGCTCCAGAAGCGTGGCACAGGTGGCGTGGACACTGCAGCAGTGGCAGATGTCTATGACATTTCCAACATAGATCGAATTGGTCGATCAGAG GTTGAACTTGTTCAGATAGTCATCGATGGAGTCAATTACCTGGTGGATTGTGAAAAGAAGTTGGAGAGAGGCCAAGATATCAAGGTGCCACCACCTCTGCCTCAGTTTAGCAGGAAATGA